In Leptodactylus fuscus isolate aLepFus1 unplaced genomic scaffold, aLepFus1.hap2 HAP2_SCAFFOLD_623, whole genome shotgun sequence, the sequence tgtcctccgctcctcctctctgtctgatgtctgtcctccgctcctcctctctgtctgatgtctgtcctccgctcctcctctctgtctgatgtctgccctccgctcctcctctctgtctgatgtctgtcctccgctcctcctctctgtctgatgtctgtcctccgctcctcctctctgtctgatgtctgtcctccgcccctcctctctgtctgatgtctgtcctccgctcctcctctctgtctgatgtctgtcctccgctcctcctctctgtctgatgtctgtcctccgctcctcctctctgtctgatgtctgtcctccgctcctcctctctgtctgatgtctgtcctccgctcctcctctctgtctgatgtctgtcctccgctcttcctctctgtctgatgtctgtcctccgctcctcctctctgtctgatgtctgtcctccgctcctcctctctgtctgatgtctgtcctccgctcctcctctctgtctgatgtctgccctccgctcctcctctctgtctgatgtctgtcctccgctcctcctctctgtctgatgtctgccctccgctcctcctctctgtctgatgtctgtcctccgctcctcctctctgtctgatgtctgtcctccgctcctcctctctgtctgatgtctgtcctccgctcctcctctctgtctgatgtctgccctccgctcctcctctctgtctgatgtctgtcctccgcccctcctctctgtctgatgtctgtcctccgctcctcctctctgtctgatgtctgtcctccgctcctcctctctgtctgatgtctgtcctccgctcctcctctctgtctgatgtctgtcctccgctcctcctctctgtctgatgtctgtcctccgctcctcctctctgtctgatgtctgtcctccgctcctcctctctgtctgatgtctgtcctccgctcctcctctctgtctgatgtctgtcctccgctcttcctctctgtctgatgtctgtcctccgctcctcctctctgtctgatgtctgtcctccgctcctcctctctgtctgatgtctgtcctccgctcctcctctctgtctgatgtctgccctccgctcctcctctctgtctgatgtctgtcctccgctcctcctctatgtctgatgtctgtcctccgctcctcctctctgtctgatgtctgtcctccgcccctcctctctgtctgatgtctgtcctctgctcctcctctctgtctgatgtctgtcctccgctcctcctctctgtctgatgtctgtcctccgctcctcctctctgtctgatgtctgtcctccgctcctcctctctgtctgatgtctgtcctccgctcctcctctctgtctgatgtctgtcctccgctcctcctctctgtctgatgtctgtcctccgctcttcctctctgtctgatgtctgccctccgctcctcctctctgtctgatgtctgtcctccgctcttcctctctgtctgatgtctgtcctccgctcctcctctctgtctgatgtctgtcctccgctcctcctctctgtctgatgtctgtcctccgctcctcctctctgtctgatgtctgccctccgctcctcctctctgtctgatgtcttTCCTCCGCTCCTCTTCTCTGTCTGATGTCTGccctccgctcctcctctctgtctgatgtctgtcctccgctcctcctctctgtctgatgtctgtcctccgctcctcctctctgtctgatgtctgtcctccgctcctcctctctgtctgatgtctgtcctccgctcctcctctctgtctgatgtctgtcctccgctcctcctctctgtctgatgtctgtcctccgctcctcctctctgtctgatgtctgtcctccgctcctcctctctgtctgatgtttgtcctccgctcctcctctatgtctgatgtctgtcctccgctcctcctctctgtctgatgtctgtcctccgctcctcctctctgtctgatgtctgccctccgctcctcctctctgtctgatgtctttcctccgctcctcctctctgtctgatgtctgtcctccgctcctcctctctgtctgatgtctgtcctccgctcctcctctctgtctgatgtctgtcctccgctcctcctctctgtctgatgtttgtcctccgctcctcctctctgtctgatgtctgtcctccgctcctcTGCAGCTCCTGACCACTCTGGACCTCCACTCCTGTAGCCGTGTACCTGCCGCCTCTCTGGCCTCGCTGATGGAGCGCCTGCCTCGTCTCCTGAAGCTCGGCCTCGCAGACACTCACTGTGATTCGCTTGTCTTGGCCGCCATTGGGATCCATTGTCGGAGACTTCAGGAGCTGGATATTTCCCGATGTAAGAAGATCTTGCCGTCCTCGCTGCTGTCCTTGGTGTACGATGTAAAAAGTGGTCAGTTCTGCTGCCAGATGATGAGAGTGCTGCTCCTGCAGGACGTGACTCCTCCAGGTGACCCCGAGCACTGGCTCTATGCCTTATGTTTTGTCTTACTGGCCCTTCCCAGTCTTGAGCAGCTGGCCAACCCTTCTCTAGCCCAGGCCATGCGCCTTCTGTACCTCAGGACCTTGAGACCTCATGGGTTCCCTCCTGGAAACTTTCCCTCTTTGGTTGAGGTTGCAAAAACCAGGGCCGGAAGGGGGGGCAAGTGCGATGGACCAGTCAGGacaccagacacctcactacgCCTGAAGAAGCTTGAAGACCTCGATGAGGAGGACTTGTCTACATTGGGATCTCTGTGCCAAGGTCTGGAGGAGGTCGCAATCTCTCTGAGTAACCAAACCAAAGATTCATGGAGTCTTGTCCAATGGCCAAACCTCACCCACCTGACCCTTCACTGTCCCGAACATCCCCCAAGGAGCTTGGAGGACATAGTGAGCAACATCCATCCCATCAGTAAGAGCCTGCGCCTGCTGTCATTGCAGAACCTGCTGTGGCACCACCAGGAGTCCGTGTCCACCCTGCTAACGTGGTGTCCAAACCTGCAGAGCTTTCAGAGTCACTTTACTGTGCCCCACCAGACGGCCATAGATGATGCAGCTGAGCTTCCCCCATGGCCAGGTGACCCTTTGCCACTGCTGCACCTCCACACCTTCAGCCTCCTGCTAGAGATCGAGGATGCCTTACCTCCCATCTTCCAGCACAAACTTGGGGGGTTCTTGGTGTCTCTTCTGAAGGGCTGCCCTAAGCTGGAGTCCCTGTCGCTGTGTGGGGTCCCAGCTCCTCTTGATGGGGTGTTTGAGGTGGTTTATGGGTCCCCCCAGCCACAGCCTTTGCAGAGACTTCGGGAGGTGTCGCTGTGCAGCAGTAACATCACCCAGTGGGGGGCGTCCCTGATCCTGAGGGCCAAGAATGACCTGAGGACTTTGGACTTGTCTCATTGTAAGGATGTGACATGTAGAGACCACCACCAGCTGCAGGAGAAGGCACGCAGAGACAAGCGGAGCGTCAGCATCACCTGGCAGTGAGGGGGCCctggggggcgctctactacgaGAGTCACCTCTTATGGGGGAATATTGGCCTAAGGgatcggtgacatcatcactgtagTATCGGGGACCTCCTGATGTCATTGGGGTCCACCCTAGACCCGCACACCGCAGGGGGAGGAGCTCCCAGGGCCACATGTAGTGCTCATTAACACTTTACTGTCTGCATCGGGTCAGGTGTGCTGCCAGGGACATGCtatctagattgtaagctcttgtgtcaggtcttctccatgatgtcacctatctagattgtaagctcttgtgtcaggtcttctccatgatgtctctcctatctagagtgtaagctcttgtgtcaggtcttctccatgatgtctctcctatctagattgtaagctcttgtgtcaggtcttctccatgatgtctctcctatctagattgtaagctcttgtgtcaggtcttctccatgatgtctctcctatctagattgtaagctcttgtgtcaggtcttctccatgatgtctcctctctagagtgtaagctcttgtgtcaggtcttctccatgatgtctctcctatctagattgtaagctcttgtgtcaggtcttctccatgatgtctcctatctagagtgtcagctcttgtgtcaggtcttctccatgatgtctcctatctagagtgtcagctcttgtgtcaggtcttctccatgatgtctctcctatctagagtgtcagctcttgtgtcaggtcttctccatgatgtctcctctctagagtgtaagctcttgtgtcaggtcttctccatgatgtctcctatctagagtgtaagctcttgtgtcaggtcttctccatgatgtctcctatctagagtgtaagctcttgtgtcaggtcttctccatgatgtctcctctctagagtgtaagctcttgtgtcaggtcttctccatgatgtctcctatctagagtgtaagctcttgtgtcaggtcttctccatgatgtctcctctctagagtgtaagctcttgtgtcaggtcttctccatgatgtctcctctctagagtgtaagctcttgtgtcaggtcttctccatgatgtctcctctctagagtgtaagctcttgtgtcaggtcttctccatgatgtctcctatctagagtgtaagctcttgtgtcaggtcttctccatgatgtctctcctatctagagtgtcagctcttgtgtcaggtcttctccatgatgtctcctatctagagtgtcagctcttgtgtcaggtcttctccatgatgtctcctatctagattgtaagctcttgtgtcaggtcttctccatgatgtctctcctatctagagtgtaagctcttgtgtcaggtcttctccatgatgtctctcctatctagagtgtaagctcttgtgtcaggtcttctccatgatgtctcctctctagagtgtaagctcttgtgtcaggtcttctccatgatgtctcctctctagagtgtaagctcttgtgtcaggtcttctccatgatgtctcctctctagagtgtcagctcttgtgtcaggtcttctccatgatgtctctcctatctagagtgtaagctcttgtgtcaggtcttctccatgatgtctcctctctagagtgtaagctcttgtgtcaggtcttctccatgatgtctcctatctagagtgtaagctcttgtgtcaggtcttctccatgatgtctcctatctagagtgtaagctcttgtgtcaggtcttctccatgatgtctcctctctagagtgtaagctcttgtgtcaggtcttctccatgatgtctcctctctagagtgtaagctcttgtgtcaggtcttctccatgatgtctcctctctagattgtaagctcttgtgtcaggtcttctccatgatgtctctcctatctagagtgtaagctcttgtgtcaggtcttctccatgatgtctctcctatctagattgtaagctcttgtgtcaggtcttctccatgatgtctcctctctagagtgtcagctcttgtgtcaggtcttctccatgatgtctctcctatctagagtgtcagctcttgtgtcaggtcttctccatgatgtctcctctctagagtgtaagctcttgtgtcaggtcttctccatgatgtctcctctctagagtgtaagctcttgtgtcaggtcttctccatgatgtctcctctctagagtgtaagctcttgtgtcaggtcttctccatgatgtctcctctctagagtgtaagctcttgtgtcaggtcttctccatgatgtctctcctatctagagtgtcagctcttgtgtcaggtcttctccatgatgtctcctatctagagtgtcagctcttgtgtcaggtcttctccatgatgtctcctatctagagtgtaagctcttgtgtcaggtcttctccatgatgtctctcctatctagagtgtaagctcttgtgtcaggtcttctccatgatgtctcctctctagattgtaagctcttgtgtcaggtcttctccatgatgtctcctctctagagtgtaagctcttgtgtcaggtcttctccatgatgtctcctctctagagtgtcagctcttgtgtcaggtcttctccatgatgtctctcctatctagagtgtaagctcttgtgtcaggtcttctccatgatgtctcctatctagattgtaagctcttgtgtcaggtcttctccatgatgtctcctatctagattgtaagctcttgtgtcaggtcttctccatgatgtctcctatctagagtgtcagctcttgtgtcaggtcttctccatgatgtctcctatctagagtgtaagctcttgtgtcaggtcttctccatgatgtctcctatctagattgtaagctcttgtgtcaggtcttctccatgatgtctcctctctagattgtaagctcttgtgtcaggtc encodes:
- the LOC142188680 gene encoding uncharacterized protein LOC142188680, which produces MSLGRDVASLTSLCLQNIAENMQSTWMTDYTDKNMEDYNFMYIEGPFNQLAGPLVQQLIRILGDSHKLTKSGLHLLLQPHLTELSLRSCAGLVNKAMVQLVTVRCKLLTTLDLHSCSRVPAASLASLMERLPRLLKLGLADTHCDSLVLAAIGIHCRRLQELDISRCKKILPSSLLSLVYDVKSGQFCCQMMRVLLLQDVTPPGDPEHWLYALCFVLLALPSLEQLANPSLAQAMRLLYLRTLRPHGFPPGNFPSLVEVAKTRAGRGGKCDGPVRTPDTSLRLKKLEDLDEEDLSTLGSLCQGLEEVAISLSNQTKDSWSLVQWPNLTHLTLHCPEHPPRSLEDIVSNIHPISKSLRLLSLQNLLWHHQESVSTLLTWCPNLQSFQSHFTVPHQTAIDDAAELPPWPGDPLPLLHLHTFSLLLEIEDALPPIFQHKLGGFLVSLLKGCPKLESLSLCGVPAPLDGVFEVVYGSPQPQPLQRLREVSLCSSNITQWGASLILRAKNDLRTLDLSHCKDVTCRDHHQLQEKARRDKRSVSITWQ